The Streptomyces nitrosporeus genome includes a window with the following:
- a CDS encoding N-acetylglucosamine kinase — MGVNASVLAVDAGNSKTDVALIGEDGTVLASARGGGFQPPLVGVEPAVDVLAAVVGDALALCGESAGPVEHVSACLANADLPVEEEELAEALRARGWGRTVEVRNDTFAILRAGVDEPRGVAVVCGAGINCVGMVPDGRTARFPAIGRISGDWGGGSGLAEEALWFAARAEDGRGEPTELARALPARFGLGSMYELIEALHRGRIDARQRHALTPVLFATSEAGDPVAAALVDRLADEVVAMASVALGRLGLLDQEVPVVLGGSVLAARHARLDRRITALLSERAPGAVIRVVGQPPVLGAGLLGLDRVGAAPAAHRALRAHYA; from the coding sequence GTGGGCGTGAACGCTTCGGTCCTCGCCGTCGACGCGGGGAACAGCAAGACCGACGTGGCGCTGATCGGCGAGGACGGCACCGTTCTCGCCTCCGCGCGCGGCGGGGGTTTCCAGCCGCCGCTGGTCGGGGTGGAGCCGGCGGTGGACGTCCTGGCCGCGGTGGTCGGGGACGCCCTGGCGCTGTGCGGGGAGTCCGCCGGCCCCGTGGAGCACGTGTCGGCGTGTCTGGCCAACGCCGATCTCCCGGTCGAGGAGGAGGAGCTGGCCGAGGCCCTGCGGGCCCGGGGGTGGGGGCGCACCGTCGAGGTGCGCAACGACACCTTCGCGATCCTGCGGGCCGGGGTGGACGAGCCGCGGGGCGTCGCCGTGGTCTGCGGCGCGGGGATCAACTGCGTGGGCATGGTGCCCGACGGGCGTACCGCGCGTTTCCCGGCGATCGGCCGGATATCCGGTGACTGGGGCGGCGGTTCGGGCCTCGCCGAGGAGGCCCTGTGGTTCGCGGCGCGGGCCGAGGACGGACGCGGGGAGCCGACGGAGCTGGCGCGGGCGCTGCCCGCCCGCTTCGGGCTGGGTTCGATGTACGAGCTGATCGAGGCGCTGCACCGCGGCCGGATCGACGCGCGGCAGCGGCACGCGCTGACCCCGGTGCTGTTCGCGACCAGCGAGGCCGGCGACCCGGTGGCCGCCGCCCTGGTGGACCGGCTGGCCGACGAGGTCGTGGCGATGGCGTCGGTGGCGCTGGGCCGGCTGGGACTGCTGGACCAGGAGGTCCCCGTCGTCCTGGGCGGCAGTGTGCTGGCCGCGCGGCACGCCCGGCTGGACCGGAGGATCACCGCACTTCTGTCCGAGCGTGCCCCCGGAGCGGTGATCCGGGTGGTGGGCCAGCCTCCGGTGCTGGGGGCGGGACTGCTGGGCCTGGACCGGGTCGGGGCGGCACCCGCGGCGCACCGCGCCCTGCGCGCGCACTACGCCTGA
- a CDS encoding 6-phospho-beta-glucosidase, translated as MKLAVVGGGSTYTPELIDGFARLRDTLPIEELVLVDPAADRLDLIGPLARRIFAKQGHPGTITTTADLDAGVEGADAVLLQLRVGGQAARNEDETWPLECGCVGQETTGAGGLAKALRTVPVVLDIAERVRRSNPDAWIIDFTNPVGIVTRALLRAGHKAVGLCNVAIGFQRKFARLLDVAPAEVHLDHVGLNHLSWELGVRLGGPGGEDVLPKLLEAHGEAVAADLRMPRSVLDRLGVVPSYYLRYFYAHDEVVRELGTKPSRAAEVAAMEKELLALYADPALDEKPELLARRGGAFYSEAAVDLAASLLGGGGPAVQVVNTYNNGTLPFLPDDAVIETQARVDGTGALPLAVPALDPLYAGLVAGVSAYEGLALEAALHGGRDRVFKALLAHPLVGQVEYADKLTDLLIAHNREHLAWA; from the coding sequence ATGAAGCTCGCAGTAGTGGGTGGGGGATCCACCTACACCCCTGAACTGATCGACGGGTTCGCGCGGCTGCGCGACACCCTGCCCATCGAGGAGCTGGTCCTCGTCGACCCGGCGGCCGACCGGCTCGACCTCATCGGCCCGCTCGCCCGGCGGATCTTCGCCAAGCAGGGCCACCCGGGCACGATCACCACCACCGCCGACCTGGACGCGGGGGTGGAGGGCGCCGACGCCGTCCTGCTCCAGCTGCGGGTCGGCGGGCAGGCCGCCCGCAACGAGGACGAGACCTGGCCGCTGGAGTGCGGCTGCGTCGGCCAGGAGACCACCGGGGCCGGCGGTCTCGCCAAGGCGCTGCGCACCGTGCCGGTCGTCCTGGACATCGCCGAGCGGGTCCGGCGGAGCAACCCGGACGCCTGGATCATCGACTTCACCAACCCGGTCGGCATCGTGACCCGGGCCCTGCTGCGGGCCGGGCACAAGGCGGTCGGGCTGTGCAACGTGGCGATCGGCTTCCAGCGCAAGTTCGCCCGGCTGCTCGACGTGGCGCCCGCCGAGGTGCACCTGGACCACGTGGGGCTCAACCACCTCTCCTGGGAGCTGGGCGTGCGCCTCGGCGGCCCCGGCGGCGAGGACGTCCTGCCGAAGCTGCTGGAGGCGCACGGGGAGGCCGTCGCCGCCGACCTGCGGATGCCCCGCTCCGTCCTGGACCGGCTCGGTGTGGTGCCCTCCTACTACCTGCGGTACTTCTACGCCCACGACGAGGTGGTCCGGGAGCTCGGCACCAAGCCGTCCCGGGCCGCCGAGGTCGCCGCGATGGAGAAGGAACTCCTCGCCCTGTACGCCGATCCCGCACTGGACGAGAAGCCGGAACTGCTCGCCCGGCGCGGCGGCGCCTTCTACTCCGAGGCGGCCGTGGACCTGGCGGCCTCGCTGCTCGGCGGGGGCGGTCCGGCGGTGCAGGTGGTGAACACGTACAACAACGGCACGCTGCCGTTCCTCCCGGACGACGCGGTGATCGAGACGCAGGCCCGGGTGGACGGCACGGGGGCTCTCCCGCTGGCCGTCCCGGCGCTCGACCCGCTCTACGCGGGGCTGGTCGCGGGCGTGAGCGCGTACGAGGGCCTGGCGCTGGAGGCGGCGCTGCACGGCGGCAGGGACCGGGTGTTCAAGGCCCTGCTGGCCCACCCGCTGGTCGGGCAGGTGGAGTACGCCGACAAGCTCACCGACCTGCTGATCGCGCACAACCGGGAGCACCTGGCGTGGGCGTGA
- a CDS encoding carbohydrate ABC transporter permease, whose translation MTQLLGPARPLAPAGAPDPTPAARTARRKAVLHWIAVHSLGVAAALFFVLPFVFVVLTSLMSDQQALTRDLTPDTWEWENYKRVFDTPGFLTWWRNTLLYAGLGTVLTVLSSVPVAYALAKFRFRGRKLSLMLVISMMMLPPQVIIIPMYLFWAKQLDLSGTLWPLLIPMAFGDAFSIFLLRQFLLTIPDEYLDAAKVDGCGELRTLLRVVLPMAKPGIAAIALFQFFAAWNDYFGPQIYASENPGAWTLSYGLESFKGAHHTDWNLTMAATVLVMAPVIAVFFFAQKAFVEGVTLTGVKG comes from the coding sequence ATGACCCAACTCCTCGGACCGGCACGGCCGCTCGCCCCCGCCGGCGCACCGGACCCGACCCCCGCGGCGCGCACCGCCCGCCGCAAGGCGGTGCTGCACTGGATCGCGGTGCACTCCCTCGGGGTGGCCGCCGCCCTGTTCTTCGTCCTGCCCTTCGTCTTCGTGGTGCTGACCTCGCTGATGAGCGACCAGCAGGCCCTGACCCGGGACCTCACCCCCGACACCTGGGAGTGGGAGAACTACAAGCGCGTCTTCGACACCCCCGGCTTCCTGACCTGGTGGCGCAACACGCTGCTGTACGCGGGGCTGGGGACCGTCCTGACGGTCCTCTCGTCCGTGCCGGTGGCCTACGCGCTGGCGAAGTTCCGCTTCCGGGGGCGCAAGCTGTCGCTGATGCTGGTCATCTCGATGATGATGCTGCCGCCCCAGGTGATCATCATCCCGATGTACCTGTTCTGGGCGAAGCAGCTGGACCTGTCCGGCACGCTCTGGCCGCTGCTCATCCCGATGGCCTTCGGTGACGCGTTCTCCATCTTCCTGCTGCGGCAGTTCCTGCTGACCATCCCCGACGAGTACCTGGACGCGGCGAAGGTCGACGGCTGCGGCGAACTGCGCACCCTGCTCCGGGTCGTGCTGCCGATGGCGAAGCCCGGGATCGCGGCGATCGCGCTGTTCCAGTTCTTCGCCGCCTGGAACGACTACTTCGGGCCGCAGATCTACGCCTCCGAGAACCCCGGCGCCTGGACCCTGAGCTACGGCCTGGAGTCCTTCAAGGGCGCGCACCATACCGACTGGAACCTGACCATGGCCGCGACCGTTCTGGTCATGGCCCCTGTGATCGCCGTCTTCTTCTTCGCCCAGAAGGCGTTCGTCGAGGGCGTCACACTGACCGGAGTGAAGGGCTGA